A stretch of the Pedobacter sp. MC2016-14 genome encodes the following:
- a CDS encoding peptidoglycan-binding protein yields the protein MGTVKLLFFVLCLAVAGSRRVPDRNLLISIAQKEVGVRELTGHNDGKRVEEYLRAVALKRGNPWCAAWITWLFKQAGYEAPRTGWSPDLFPAKRCKKEGKPGDVIGIYFSSLGRIAHCGLIEKLHNDWVFSIEGNTNPAGSREGDGVYRRTRHKRGIRKIADWTVDNMIK from the coding sequence ATGGGTACAGTTAAGCTTCTATTTTTTGTCCTTTGCCTTGCTGTTGCTGGCAGCCGTAGGGTGCCTGATCGCAATTTGTTGATCAGCATTGCCCAAAAAGAGGTTGGCGTACGTGAATTGACTGGCCATAATGACGGGAAACGTGTGGAGGAATACCTACGCGCGGTAGCTTTAAAAAGAGGAAATCCCTGGTGTGCGGCCTGGATCACCTGGCTATTTAAACAAGCTGGTTATGAGGCACCACGAACGGGCTGGTCGCCAGACCTCTTCCCCGCTAAACGCTGTAAAAAAGAAGGAAAGCCCGGAGATGTGATTGGCATTTACTTTTCGTCATTGGGGAGGATAGCGCATTGTGGCCTGATTGAAAAGCTACACAACGATTGGGTTTTTTCGATCGAGGGCAATACAAACCCGGCCGGAAGCCGGGAAGGAGATGGCGTATACCGGAGAACAAGGCATAAAAGAGGCATTAGAAAAATTGCAGATTGGACAGTTGATAACATGATAAAATGA
- a CDS encoding LTA synthase family protein — MLKRTFTGRYYVLVSFIIFFILTSFLIRTALLVFSLSKTDFTASGILRIFFLGLDYDIGVALFLTSLYNLYLLFMPNSWINSTANKLITYSGLVLVLLISFFSFFAELTFWQEFESRFNFIAVDYLIYTYEVVNNINESYPLPLLIGGVIVLVLLVMWLFSKTGIFQKSFSSPAPFKIRALISGLLFFATISYSVMLPNSYAESSTNRYQNELSKAGIYAFFAAFKNNELNYNDFYALLPEGEAYRLIRAELKEPQSEFLKGGRSIRRSIKGKGKLYKPNVIMITVESLSADFMAHFGNREHLMPVLDSLADQNLLFTNMYATGTRTVRGMEALTLSLPPTPGSSIVRRQYNQNLTTVGHLFEKEGYTRSFYYGGDGYFDNMNEYFGSNGFNITDRGRNLKINDSYLTKRTLIPDAKVHFENAWGISDGDLFEAVVEGADKDSRSGRPFYDFVMTTSNHRPFTFPEGKIDLKPGCREAAVCYTDYAIGKFIHEIQQKPWYKNTVVIIVADHCAESAGKNEVQISKYHIPCIVLNLPQKNKARVEKMCSQIDLYPTLFGLLGWSYESNLYGKNVLEPTFEPRAILGTYQKLAYLKNDSLVILGPQQKVETFLYDKLKDTEKPDKLSKMVVQQAMANYQTAYDLFKSGGLHQ, encoded by the coding sequence ATGCTCAAGCGTACCTTTACTGGCAGGTATTACGTCCTGGTTTCATTTATTATATTTTTTATTTTAACGTCGTTCCTGATCAGAACGGCGTTATTAGTATTTTCTTTATCAAAAACTGATTTTACGGCAAGCGGCATACTCAGGATCTTTTTCCTGGGGTTAGATTATGATATCGGAGTGGCTTTGTTTTTAACTTCTTTATACAATTTGTACCTGCTGTTTATGCCGAATAGCTGGATAAATTCCACTGCCAATAAGTTGATAACCTATTCCGGATTGGTTCTCGTTTTACTGATTTCTTTCTTTTCCTTTTTTGCCGAGCTTACCTTTTGGCAGGAATTTGAGAGCAGGTTTAATTTCATTGCGGTCGATTACCTCATTTATACTTATGAAGTTGTAAACAACATCAATGAGTCTTATCCATTACCCTTACTTATTGGTGGTGTTATAGTGCTGGTGTTGCTGGTGATGTGGCTGTTTAGTAAAACCGGAATATTTCAAAAATCCTTTAGTTCTCCGGCCCCTTTTAAAATCAGGGCTTTGATTTCCGGGCTTTTGTTCTTTGCAACAATTTCTTACTCAGTTATGCTTCCAAATTCTTATGCAGAATCAAGCACCAACCGTTATCAAAACGAACTTTCCAAAGCCGGTATTTACGCCTTCTTTGCTGCTTTTAAAAACAACGAACTGAATTATAATGATTTCTATGCCTTGCTGCCCGAAGGAGAGGCCTATAGGTTAATCAGAGCAGAACTTAAAGAGCCGCAAAGCGAGTTTCTTAAGGGAGGAAGGTCAATTAGAAGAAGCATTAAAGGTAAAGGGAAATTATATAAGCCTAATGTGATCATGATTACTGTAGAAAGCTTGAGTGCTGATTTTATGGCACATTTTGGTAACAGGGAGCATTTAATGCCGGTATTGGATTCATTAGCTGACCAAAACTTACTGTTTACAAATATGTATGCCACTGGAACCCGTACCGTTAGGGGAATGGAAGCCCTGACATTGTCACTTCCGCCTACACCGGGGAGCAGTATTGTAAGGCGACAGTACAATCAGAATCTAACTACCGTTGGACATCTATTTGAGAAGGAAGGGTATACCAGATCATTTTACTATGGTGGAGATGGTTATTTCGACAATATGAATGAATACTTTGGCAGCAATGGCTTTAACATTACAGACCGTGGCCGGAACCTAAAGATCAATGACAGTTACTTAACCAAAAGGACGCTTATCCCTGACGCTAAGGTACATTTTGAAAATGCCTGGGGCATCAGTGACGGGGATTTGTTTGAAGCGGTGGTAGAGGGAGCCGACAAAGATAGCCGGAGCGGAAGGCCTTTTTACGATTTTGTGATGACCACCTCTAATCACAGGCCTTTTACTTTTCCGGAGGGCAAGATTGATTTGAAACCGGGTTGCCGGGAGGCTGCCGTATGTTATACAGACTATGCCATTGGAAAATTTATTCATGAAATTCAGCAGAAACCATGGTATAAAAATACAGTAGTTATTATTGTTGCCGACCATTGTGCTGAAAGTGCGGGTAAAAATGAAGTCCAGATCAGTAAATATCATATTCCCTGCATTGTCTTAAACCTGCCGCAAAAAAACAAGGCAAGAGTGGAGAAGATGTGCTCCCAAATTGATCTTTATCCAACGCTGTTTGGCCTCCTGGGCTGGAGTTATGAAAGCAACTTGTACGGTAAAAATGTACTTGAGCCAACATTTGAGCCCAGGGCCATTTTAGGGACCTACCAAAAGCTTGCTTATCTTAAAAATGATAGCCTGGTTATCCTGGGCCCTCAGCAGAAAGTGGAAACCTTTTTGTATGATAAATTGAAGGATACTGAAAAACCAGATAAGTTATCCAAAATGGTGGTTCAGCAAGCCATGGCCAACTACCAGACGGCTTATGATCTTTTTAAAAGCGGTGGTTTGCATCAGTAG
- a CDS encoding phosphatase PAP2 family protein — protein MKRFSFFLALCLPAVVFAQEVKPLNTDTATKSGSMILRSQNLPAFKSFIVPGVLIGYGLLSLGNNPIRSLDYSTRAELQEDHPRFAMHLDNYLQYSPGIAFYGLNLLGVKSKHSVADGTALFLLSEAIMTGSVFAVKKLADRARPDGADNFSFPSGHTANAFAAAEFLNQEYRDVSPWIGYAGYTVATATGALRMYNNKHWFSDVVAGAGFGIASTKLAYLLYPHLKKLVIGKADIKYSMVPMYQHKTAGILFRGAF, from the coding sequence ATGAAACGTTTTAGTTTTTTTTTAGCACTATGCCTTCCCGCAGTAGTTTTTGCACAGGAGGTAAAACCTTTAAATACGGATACCGCTACTAAAAGTGGATCAATGATCTTGCGTAGTCAAAATCTCCCCGCATTTAAATCATTTATTGTTCCGGGGGTTTTAATTGGATATGGCTTGCTATCGCTGGGGAACAATCCCATCCGCAGCCTTGATTATAGTACAAGAGCGGAGTTGCAGGAGGATCATCCCCGCTTTGCAATGCACCTGGACAACTATCTGCAATATAGTCCCGGAATTGCATTTTATGGTTTGAACCTATTGGGTGTAAAAAGTAAACATAGTGTTGCAGATGGAACGGCGTTGTTCTTGTTATCTGAGGCCATCATGACGGGCTCTGTGTTTGCAGTAAAAAAATTGGCAGACAGGGCTCGTCCTGATGGTGCGGATAACTTTTCGTTTCCTTCGGGACATACTGCGAATGCCTTCGCCGCCGCTGAATTTTTAAACCAGGAATACCGGGACGTCTCCCCCTGGATAGGATATGCAGGATATACCGTAGCTACGGCTACCGGTGCATTGCGCATGTACAATAATAAACATTGGTTCAGTGATGTGGTGGCCGGGGCGGGATTTGGTATCGCTTCAACTAAACTGGCCTATCTGCTGTATCCACACCTTAAAAAACTAGTGATTGGCAAAGCAGATATAAAATACTCGATGGTTCCAATGTATCAGCACAAAACCGCTGGCATCTTATTTAGGGGTGCTTTTTGA
- a CDS encoding response regulator transcription factor gives MKILIIEDEPELADGMVSYLSGQNYLCELAIDYEQALEKIHSHQYDCILLDLMLPGGSGMDILDELKLQKKEDGVIIISAKNSLEDRINGLKLGADDYIAKPFHLSELSARIFSVIRRRNFANANTIQQGELTVDLLAKTVAVRNTPVVLTKKEFEMLIFFIGNKNKVISKSALAEHLSGDLADMLDNHDFIYAHVKNLKKKLAEAGCENYLKTLYGNGYKWEV, from the coding sequence ATGAAAATTTTGATCATAGAAGATGAGCCGGAATTGGCGGATGGAATGGTTAGTTACCTCTCTGGTCAAAACTATCTTTGTGAGTTGGCCATTGATTACGAGCAGGCCCTTGAAAAAATTCATTCCCATCAGTATGATTGCATTTTACTTGATTTAATGCTTCCAGGGGGCAGCGGGATGGACATACTGGACGAGTTGAAGCTGCAGAAAAAAGAGGACGGGGTAATTATCATCTCGGCAAAAAATTCGCTTGAAGACAGGATAAACGGTTTAAAGCTAGGGGCAGACGATTACATAGCAAAACCTTTCCACCTATCGGAACTTTCTGCCAGGATCTTTTCTGTAATTAGAAGAAGGAATTTTGCAAATGCTAACACCATACAACAGGGCGAACTGACCGTAGACCTGCTGGCCAAAACGGTTGCTGTAAGGAATACTCCGGTTGTGCTTACCAAAAAGGAATTTGAAATGCTGATATTTTTTATTGGCAACAAGAACAAAGTAATCTCAAAAAGCGCATTGGCAGAACACCTTTCTGGTGATCTGGCCGACATGCTGGACAACCATGATTTTATTTATGCGCATGTTAAAAACCTCAAAAAGAAACTTGCAGAGGCAGGTTGCGAAAATTACCTTAAGACATTATATGGTAACGGCTATAAATGGGAAGTATGA